The Triticum aestivum cultivar Chinese Spring chromosome 5A, IWGSC CS RefSeq v2.1, whole genome shotgun sequence genomic sequence CGCCCGCCTCAGCGTCCTCACGGCCGGCCTCCGCGCCGCGCCGCACACAGCCGTGCGGCCTTTGATCCGCACCCTACCGTCGTCGGAGCCGTCAGCGAAGGGCCCTTGGCCGATCTTTATTACTAGACTAGAAAGGGAGAAAGAAAATAGTCGTCGGAGCCGTCAGCCTACGCCGTGGCGCGGCGACTGCTGGCGCTGCCTCGTACACCGCCCGAGCGCGTCAACCTCCTCATCGAGCCCACCCCCTCTGCTCCTCCTCGCGATTTCCTACTTTGTTAAGTGCGAGACGACGAGTGGCCGGTGGGTACTGAGGTGTGTTCGATCAGGAGTTGCATTTGTGATTGGCACCCCCGGAGAAAATTTATGATTGCCAGAGAGTTTCTTCAGTTATTCCCCAGTTATTTGCTCTGGTTATTCCAAGTTATCTGAATTTTGCAGGCAATCGGTCACTTGTGTGCTCACTCTGGGTATCAGAGATCAACCAACCAGTGAGTGTTTGAGACTCCTCAACTTGCATTTTATATAACGGACACAAAAGCTTGGAATCCTGGGAGTTCGTTGTGAAGCAGTGATCAGTTTCCTCCGGATGATTCTTCAGCTGTAAGTTTGTGAGATGTGACTGCTATTGCTGTTCTGTAATATACTGCAAGTTTTTTTGGTATGCTCCTCCAGTAACCCTTTTTTGCTTTGAATAAGCTAGGCATAATGTAAATATTCGACCTACCTTGGGTTTAATTACCTTGCCACTTCTGGGACTTACAATGCAAAGTTGGTCGATCCATCGATAAGGCCTTCCTTTCATCTAAACAAATCTTGGGGTCGCTGTCGAAAAATATTTTTGATGATTTAGACCGTGTTGATTTTATTCAGCACAACCTGTTGAAATGCAGAGCAGGTGCTTAGAATCAGCAGTGAATTGAGATTAACAAACATTGCTAATACTATGCATGATTAAATAATAACCGACGTATATTCTTCATGCTCTTCGTAGCTGAAGATACATAGTTTTTTTGTAGATAATGTACTCAAGATACATACCCTGCATATAATTTTGGGTGATACAGAGCATCCCATATTGTGATGCAACACTACAGTTCAGGCATACAATGGCCTATACTCTTGTATTATGTAGCATCTACTCCCCTTGAGAACTTTCTGGCCTAAACCTTCTTCCGCCCCATCCACCCTCCATTTGGCAGTTGAAATATGTAGCGGCCACAATGTTGAGGTGGTAGTGGCGTGCGAGGTTCCTGCAGCTGAAGTTGTGCCGCATGTCCGGCGCAAAAACTGTCCCCCTACCTAGTTGCTGGAACAGCACAAATACCATCCGGTGGATGCCAGATCTTGGCTCCGGTCTTTCATAAACCACAAGCTCTTGGCCTGCAAGAGAACCATGTCATTAGTTAGTCATTAATCACTCAAGAATTTAAAGAGTAATTCCACGTATCTATATTGTTGAATTATGATAACTCAGTGCGCAAGTTCGGTTTTGTGCATGTGAAAAAAATAAATCAAGTATAAATGAAAGATAGGAAAAGGCGTTTCTGAAGTATACCACGGTTATAAGATCCCTGTGTTGTAGGCTGTACAATGGACTTGTCTTAAAGATTTCTTTTGGAAATATGCATGTCATTTTACGCATTGATAGTTATTATTTTTCTAGTATTAAGATTCCAATTGTTAATGATGACCCAACTTTGAAATAACTTTTACCTGATTTAAGTGATAGACCTATCTGTTAGTTCTATGGTAGGCAACAAGTTTGAGGCAATTTTTTTTTTGGGAATGTGAGGCAAAGAACTTAACAAGTGATACTTTCCACCTCCACAAATTCAGCTAAACCTGCAAAATCAAATGGCACAAATTGTTATGCAGAACATCATACCAAAGCTGACACCAGTTGTTCCAGGGATGTCTGACACCATCCTACATAGGAGTGGAGAATGAGATAAAATTATATAGGAAACACATATAAAGAATGTGGGGCAGAAAACAAATGGGTAGGGACTAGGGAGTCATATTGACGAGAATATAAACATGTTGCATTTAATTAATTTACCAGTGCAAATACTCCCTTAGTGTTGGGTGGCTTGGGCTTGGGGCATCTGGATCGACCAGCATCTTTTCGAGTCAAAGAGAAACCCAAACAAGTTAACATATACTGTAGTAATTATGTTTGAGTATGCTAAGAGTAAATTAATCACCTGCGATACCTTTTGTTTCTAAGAAATTCTTCACAACAATACTACTACTAAACGATGTGGGAGGGTTAGATAACTGAAGAAGTCGCGTGTACTGCCCACTGTAGTCCAGATAGAAGTTTACCAGGGTGTAGAGAAGTCTCATGTCATTGCCACCAACATCAACTCGCGGCTTGCTTACGACTGCGGATGGTCTCAGGTCAGCACCTCGCAGAAGTAGCCTGTTGTTGTAGCCTATGCTGAGTGGGACAGTTGATGTAAACGGATCCAACACATCATGTATAACCTGAGCCACAACCAAGGGATCCACTGCGGACGTATGCATGCTGGACGAGGGCAACCGCCTCTTTTTCTCCGCTATTCTGTTGACCTAGCTCTCCACGGACCGGCTGAAGAATTGTTGTTTCTATGCATCGACTACTTGTATGGCTCGCGATGAGGCTCTCAGGCTCTTGATATTTCATATTTGGACGTACTGTAGGTAACATGTTTGGGTTCTCATTGGAACTATCAAGTCATTCAAGTCATGACCCATCCCAAGTGATGAGAAAGAATATCTCCAGGAAGAAAGCGACTGGGGCGTCCTTGATAGTAGTAGTACCTTTGTACTTGTACACATGACAGACGGCCTTGATATTCGCCGATTAATTAGATCCCGAGCTTTATGGGGGTGCACTGGAAGACTAGAACATGTTACTtcctccgtcacagtttagaagACACAGTTAAATTTACGTGCGTTTCCACAATAGACAAAGTTTAGAGCGCATTGCATTTATgtctagtagctaattagtactcctatatattatttttatatgcATGCTTAGTATGAATGTTATTTTCTAACCCCATCTCACAACCAATAAATAACCACCTAGCTTCCAAAGAATTTCCAAACGCgtcttctaaaccgtgacggagggagtataattaaTCTTGTCATTATGGTTAAACACATGCAATTGAGAGATGCATGCAAGAGAGAACAAGTCAAATTGAATTGGTTTTgactaatgcatgcatgcatgcattctggCTGGCTGTACAAGAGCTACACGCTGCATGCATGAAACCTCTGGCTAGGCTGGTATTACTCGTTAATGAAATGAAGTACTACTAGTAAGAGCCAAGGAACGAGAGAAGAAGTTCAAGTTGAGTTTGAAGAGAGGCTAGGCAGCTGGATGCTGCATGCTTGTCGGCAGCACAAGAAAGTGCTGTAGTAGCTGATAGTTTGTCGGAAAATATCGAGGATGTATGCATAACCTTAGCTAGCAAGGCAGAAGGGAGCCAAACTCAAATTTACTAGCGAGGAAAGGCTTAGCTTTGTACATAACTTTGTTTTCCAATTGTTCTACGGTTAGGGCttcataaagaaaaagaaaaagaaatgtttAGCTTTGTACACAACTTTGTTTTATTAATGAAAAccaccgtagaacaattgttctgcGATCAGGGCTTCAAAAAAAAATATATGAAGGGAAGCCTTAGCTGTTAAGCAATGCTGTCGCTGCGGTAAATCGTCATAGTATCATGCTTGTACGGTCTAGATTGGTACCAGTGGTGAAATGGTAGAGAACTTATGCAAATTCTTGGACACGGTTTTGTGGCGGCTTGGCGGTGTACTTGACTATCGAACATGATTCATGGAAACAGGCAGATTTTCAATACATTTCCAACATTTAGGACAAAAAAAATAAATCCAACCCTAACCTATCCTCCGACGGCGCCCCGTCGTTCACTTACTTTGTATTTCGCATAGGCGACCACATCCTTCATCTGTCGTCTTCATGTACGGCAGCGGGGTTAAGACCCGTGAAGTGGAGGTGCGATCTCCGACGAGAAAGAGTAGAATATGGGAGACAGACCGATCCACTTGGGACACAATGCCCTGCCGCATCCCATGCCCTACTCAGCCACGGAGGAGTATGCGACCTGTCCGTCGCTAGTGCCGGTGGATATGAGACCGATGATGGACGTGGACGGTCCATCACTGTCCATCTGCCACACGCGCCCCAAAAGTTGGACGGCGGCACATATGACGCGCAATTGGTTGCGTTGGAGTCCTGGACCatctgttggaattttgctagtaggcctttggcccaaagtcCAACTAAAATTTTGAAATTCTCTTGGCTCATTCATGCACatatgtgagtggagtgagtgagactaaagtttagtcccaccacgtAAGTTGAgtgagagttgcacctctttataagatgAGCTCTTCtatcacttgtatgagcatgagaagaggagacctacacgcgtgctcctcctcctcgctcgccacgccacgccacgccacgcctcgtcacgacaagTTGCGGGGTTGAGCTGAGtggaggacagagctatgcacgttgtctatatttttgctgctcggggaaaattaatgagtcattaattaataattaacggacgcgtaaattactgaaccgtttccgattcttttgaaTTGCGACTCGGGCGTGGGGTTTattcccacgacctacccggcccgcactatatagtcaggcagacgtctaccctacaCTAGTGCAGAATCAGGCTTTAGCgctggttcataagggcctttagtgccggttactaaagcccccctttagtaccggttcggcacgaactgacgctaaagtgccaccacgtggcacgagccagccaGGGTGCGGGTAGATCATTAgtaaccggtactaaatgtttggggggttttggttttattttttatttttcttttaattttgtgttttcaatttaatttagtgaatttttacattataatgagttgttaaatcattaggtaaaagtaccgcagattagtttcgactggatgcatgtggatcctgacagctaagtgatcaagtatatgccatatccatattacctggtCACTTAGGTGAtcaaggtaatatggatatggcatatacttgatcacttagctaggatccatccagttgaaactaatccgtggtttctttcataaatgatataataactcatcaacaacatcatcatcatcatcgtcgtcatcatcattatATTAATATAAAagctcttgcatcatatcatcaccaacaacagtatatactagctagctaaaaattatcatagtcgtcattaccactatttactcatcatagtcattacaactatctaatcaccaccaacactagcttaaagaaaaaacattcacttgtaccagaagcaaacatatcatcgatttcaacatggtcatgatattataagcattcataacaccacaaaagcaaatcactctttgagattaagttcaggacgaaaaACACGAACAtaagaggacaagtactaagagcatgaactagctaatcactcctgctctctctctctcagataaaATAGTacagaacatgtatagctctcccgattcatcatattggagcatgcagatgaacctgtctcctaatcgtgggctgcgcttctgattgctgccccctagtacttctctgcgaccgttaacaattttgctccaatctttcactattaagcattcctcgcttttagaaatcctgaatgcactcatgtgcaatgtaggatgtcttggccgtaagctaaccattgacatgcgacctttagtctcgatccagtgaggcacaactgtcatcgggagtccctattgaagaacattgtatagtaatatacttagcaatgaaagtttagcttgaaaaataatgtatgcaaaagatgcactgaggacaaatagtaaaaatcataccatctttcctaaatagatgtgaccgtagttcaatacgatcactattggtcgcacattttgagtactaagattttcaaattcaggaaaataatttctcttgacagcatcaagatcctcaagtcatgaaacataatgacttgtctcctcgcagtttagtttagccccgggacagtggacagtcctgtctaccaagcgccggacatgtttgcttgaatggaaataagctgtcaatagaaattagttgtcaactatttttgaataaacaatatcgaagacataaatatggttgagaaactcacataatggtagaactgcaGGCGTTTGCatatcgacccagatgtctctattaccttcaatatcatcttccaggcgaatatcaaaggtgataaccatatcaggctcaaatgcataagccttgcatagtgcttgccacattttgcattcaaaataggtgtatgtgtctgtattgtataatttgacgttgaaagtataaccatgttcgatcttcaagtaaactctctttacctccatagttttcatatCACTAAaatctatcttatccaagacaaatttttttgcatggcaggggatgtgctagtggaatagtgaaaatttaaaattataagttcaaGCAAATGACATGTATAGGTTCAAgcaaatttaaaatttaaaacatatcttatccacataagtcatgcttaattacgaaaaagacttgtcgttgtgacttactgtatccactttgaaggtctcatccagcttgatgctgaagcacctatcatcaacaagaaaatttctgtcgcacaggccgcgcggGTCTTCACattattcgcacataatgaaatctttttcgtcgtcagacgacatttcctatgttcatataggtgaaacattaaacacttactagttctattaattcaactaaataaactagttctattaattcaactaatttaactaagcatttactaaaaataaactagctgtattaattttcttactaaaatatataaagtagctagttctatatagtaatattttaattagatcatcaaatctcatatacctaaattttcttactaaaaataaactagttctattaattcaactagttcaactaagcatttactaaaaataaagtagttctattaattcaattgacattaatatctagctaattgaTCTAACAatattgacattaatatttaacttttctatctaattcatctaacattcttatctaggtAATTCATCTAATTCGATCATATAATTAACAATTTGACTTGCATTAatctaaaaaaatagaaaataagtaaaaaaatgtgtgtgtgcgcgcgcgcgtgtgtacgtgtttttgtgtgtgtgtgtgtgtacgagcgggggcggcgacgtacgggcggcgggggcgagacGACGATGTACCAGATGGCGGCGTACG encodes the following:
- the LOC123101842 gene encoding protein RICE FLOWERINGUS T 1-like gives rise to the protein MHTSAVDPLVVAQVIHDVLDPFTSTVPLSIGYNNRLLLRGADLRPSAVVSKPRVDVGGNDMRLLYTLMLVDPDAPSPSHPTLREYLHWMVSDIPGTTGVSFGQELVVYERPEPRSGIHRMVFVLFQQLGRGTVFAPDMRHNFSCRNLARHYHLNIVAATYFNCQMEGGWGGRRFRPESSQGE